A single region of the Chryseobacterium sp. 6424 genome encodes:
- a CDS encoding glutaminyl-peptide cyclotransferase → MNIRILLVCLVFTLFISCNKDKEILNSLNDYNLSMESSGYRFGDRLNLPKEVTDQAESISISFGDKETSNLVVDPQFFTLGDNAVTFIIKLKNGEILNQDATINVFAKNPEANIAYEIINEYPHDPENFVQGFLTEGNTIYESDGQQGSSRILKYTLGSTEPIAQTPQPAEIFSEGATIIGDKIYQLTWHHKKGYIYNKSDLSLIGEFAYPNVVGEGWGLTYDGKNLILSDGTKNIYFLDPANPSNVVRYISVAGHAEAYDRLNELEYHKGFIYANVWQKPMILKINPANGEVVGKFDFTEIARKHTTNEDDVLNGIAFKGDNMLITGKYWDKIYEVVIK, encoded by the coding sequence ATGAATATCAGAATACTGCTTGTCTGTTTGGTTTTTACGCTTTTTATATCATGTAACAAAGACAAGGAAATCCTCAACAGTCTCAACGATTATAACCTTTCCATGGAAAGTAGCGGGTACCGTTTCGGTGACAGACTGAATTTGCCTAAGGAAGTGACAGATCAAGCGGAGAGCATTTCGATAAGTTTCGGTGATAAAGAAACCAGCAATTTGGTTGTTGATCCGCAGTTTTTTACCCTTGGTGATAACGCTGTGACATTCATCATCAAACTGAAAAATGGCGAAATCCTGAATCAGGATGCCACGATAAATGTTTTTGCAAAGAATCCTGAGGCCAATATCGCATATGAGATCATCAATGAATATCCGCATGACCCGGAAAATTTCGTGCAGGGATTTCTGACCGAAGGAAATACAATTTATGAATCCGACGGGCAGCAAGGCTCATCCAGAATCCTGAAATATACTCTCGGAAGTACCGAGCCGATAGCACAAACACCACAACCGGCCGAAATATTCTCTGAAGGCGCAACGATTATTGGTGATAAAATTTACCAACTCACCTGGCATCATAAAAAAGGCTATATCTATAACAAAAGCGACCTAAGCTTAATTGGCGAATTTGCGTACCCAAATGTAGTGGGTGAAGGCTGGGGCCTAACATACGACGGCAAGAATCTGATACTGTCTGACGGTACCAAGAATATCTACTTCCTTGATCCGGCCAATCCTTCAAATGTGGTGCGATACATATCCGTGGCCGGCCACGCCGAAGCTTATGACCGACTGAACGAACTGGAGTATCACAAGGGTTTTATCTACGCCAACGTGTGGCAGAAACCTATGATCCTGAAGATCAATCCGGCTAACGGCGAAGTGGTAGGAAAGTTTGACTTTACGGAGATCGCGAGAAAACATACCACCAACGAAGACGATGTACTGAATGGCATTGCCTTTAAAGGCGACAATATGCTGATTACCGGGAAGTACTGGGACAAAATCTATGAAGTGGTGATTAAATAA
- a CDS encoding arsenate reductase family protein — MIKVLYHGSCSKSKAILEHLDENNVAFEIIDFIEQPLSPMEIRTLLKKLNAGVQELIRKNDKLYKEKFAAKQHSDEEWINVLSENPSLIQRPILIKGPIAMIGRPVENVRFFIDK, encoded by the coding sequence ATGATAAAAGTTCTATACCACGGCTCTTGCTCGAAATCCAAAGCCATTCTAGAGCATCTCGATGAAAACAATGTCGCCTTCGAGATCATTGATTTTATTGAGCAACCTTTGTCGCCAATGGAAATCAGGACTTTGCTTAAGAAATTGAATGCAGGTGTGCAGGAGTTGATTCGTAAGAATGATAAGCTCTACAAAGAAAAATTCGCTGCAAAACAACATTCCGATGAGGAATGGATTAACGTTCTGTCCGAAAATCCATCGCTGATTCAGCGGCCAATCCTTATTAAAGGTCCCATTGCGATGATTGGCCGACCAGTGGAAAACGTACGGTTTTTTATTGATAAATAA
- a CDS encoding TIGR01777 family oxidoreductase, with translation MNILITGGTGLVGRYLIKILKEKKHTVRLLTRKKTPNPENFHWNIAEDYIDEAAFENLDAIIHLAGANISKPWTGSYRKELYESRVRSAALLKKYCLEKNVHLQSFISSSGINYYGTVTSDQILTEKSPILKHDFLSQLCVAWESAAEDFEDIARRVVCVRTAMVLAKDGGAFPLLKKTTDYHVASALGTGKQWMNWIHAEDLARMYVYALENVSVEGKINAVADDVVTNKVFMKSLAKTSGKTFLPVKIPAFIMKMALGEMSGIILEGTRASNDKIKTLGFRFKYTKLSEALQELVH, from the coding sequence ATGAACATTCTCATCACAGGCGGCACCGGACTGGTGGGCAGATACCTCATCAAAATCCTGAAGGAAAAGAAACATACTGTACGCCTGCTGACGCGCAAAAAAACACCAAATCCCGAAAACTTCCACTGGAACATCGCTGAGGATTACATTGATGAAGCCGCTTTTGAAAACCTGGATGCCATCATACACCTCGCCGGCGCCAACATCAGTAAACCATGGACTGGCAGTTACAGGAAAGAACTTTACGAAAGTCGTGTACGATCTGCCGCGTTGCTTAAAAAATATTGTCTGGAGAAGAATGTGCACTTGCAGTCTTTCATCTCATCATCAGGTATTAATTATTACGGCACAGTAACCAGCGATCAAATCCTAACGGAAAAATCTCCCATCCTAAAACATGACTTCCTTTCGCAGTTGTGTGTTGCGTGGGAGTCTGCCGCGGAAGATTTTGAGGATATTGCAAGACGGGTAGTTTGCGTACGGACAGCCATGGTGTTGGCAAAAGATGGCGGCGCTTTCCCTTTGTTAAAAAAAACAACCGATTACCATGTGGCTTCCGCGCTGGGCACGGGTAAACAATGGATGAACTGGATCCATGCTGAAGACTTGGCTCGCATGTATGTTTATGCTTTGGAAAATGTTTCGGTGGAGGGGAAAATAAATGCGGTAGCTGATGATGTGGTGACCAACAAAGTTTTCATGAAATCTTTAGCAAAAACTTCGGGTAAAACTTTTTTACCGGTAAAAATACCTGCATTTATCATGAAAATGGCGCTGGGAGAAATGAGCGGCATTATTTTGGAAGGTACACGCGCCTCTAATGATAAGATAAAGACGCTGGGCTTTCGTTTTAAATACACTAAACTTTCGGAGGCGTTACAAGAGCTGGTCCACTAA
- a CDS encoding DUF493 domain-containing protein, whose amino-acid sequence MINIIDNQEQTNPDDFYASLKEKLEATHDFPEDYLFKFIITNQESRHTEIYRVFDGIKFTLNTRESKNGKYTSISISAFVLDAEQVINIYREVGKIPGVMML is encoded by the coding sequence ATGATTAATATCATAGATAACCAGGAACAGACAAACCCAGATGACTTCTACGCTTCACTAAAAGAAAAGCTGGAGGCTACCCATGATTTCCCGGAAGATTACCTTTTTAAATTCATTATTACCAATCAAGAATCACGTCATACGGAGATTTACCGTGTGTTCGACGGTATTAAATTTACGCTGAACACCCGTGAAAGCAAAAACGGAAAATACACCTCTATCAGCATCAGCGCGTTTGTGCTTGATGCGGAGCAGGTTATTAATATTTATAGGGAAGTCGGTAAAATCCCCGGCGTAATGATGCTTTAA
- a CDS encoding DUF4197 family protein: MKKHTILVATMAVATLGTTTQSCLAIATSSVGLAVLKQILLGGITKGLNIFSDKNSFLSNQLIDAALPQQLRDLNNTLERIGLSSLVQKEREYIARAAAFTVETSRPILVNAVNSLTAEDAARIVQGGSGAATQILRERTSEQLIAAIAPKVDAKLNEFGLISSINSALAGTNVLGGLFGSQNSSSTLTSGLSRLASQQMVNGLFNIIESHEQQNSATIMNSLNSVR; the protein is encoded by the coding sequence ATGAAAAAACACACAATTTTGGTCGCAACCATGGCCGTGGCCACTTTAGGAACCACTACCCAGTCTTGTCTGGCCATAGCCACTTCCAGTGTAGGCTTGGCAGTTCTTAAGCAGATTCTTCTGGGCGGTATTACCAAAGGGCTAAATATTTTTAGCGATAAAAACAGTTTCCTCTCTAACCAGCTTATTGATGCAGCGCTTCCACAGCAACTGCGTGATCTAAACAACACACTCGAACGAATTGGGCTCTCATCACTGGTACAAAAAGAAAGGGAATATATTGCACGCGCCGCAGCATTTACCGTAGAAACATCAAGACCAATTCTGGTAAACGCCGTGAATAGCCTCACCGCAGAGGATGCCGCAAGAATTGTACAGGGAGGCAGCGGTGCCGCCACACAAATCCTGCGTGAAAGGACTTCCGAGCAGCTTATAGCAGCCATTGCGCCAAAAGTGGATGCCAAACTGAATGAATTCGGACTTATAAGTTCCATAAACTCCGCATTGGCTGGTACTAATGTATTGGGCGGGCTGTTTGGCAGCCAAAATTCAAGTTCTACCCTCACCAGTGGCCTTAGCAGGTTGGCATCGCAACAGATGGTGAACGGCTTATTCAACATTATTGAAAGCCATGAGCAGCAGAATTCTGCCACGATTATGAATTCTCTGAACAGTGTCAGATAG
- a CDS encoding SusC/RagA family TonB-linked outer membrane protein, translating to MKHSILRVPCMVAVFYFGMNVNAQQTPRDTASREQQIEEVVVIGYGTAKKRDLTGSIVKVSGAEINDKPASNPVNSLQGKVAGLSIVNSGQPGSQADVRIRGTVTINATQPAYIVDGVFANNIDFLNPADIESMEVLKDASSLAIFGNRGANGAIIVTTKRGRSGRTTVNLTSSIGVKSFDNRPDITNGDEFRLLYNEDLVNQGLQPYDFSLFNANTNWIDEIAQKGGIINQHNVTVSNGSDKNRMSFSFGYHDEEGSIKYEKYSRMTFKFNDDLKISDRLRMGFGLTGSYAKLPQVRSFGSALNATPVVSALNMTPGDYYGYYNSLPQQLGAAQIANPLADIEGHRYTQLNKDIQFNPNAYVEFDILDNLTFRSNYFVNYRNSFGRGYQPVFDIYIPETNSVAPFSGRQLTSINQFENKNFLFQQNQLLTYKNRFGNHDLTALLGFETIAEEYTGMSGSVRGSLSSPLGQIPNNPRFWYLNTDFGDTATRTANSSQVKRRQASYFGRVLYNYSNKYMLNASYRYDGSSVLAPDNRFDSFWSVGAAYEISRENFMEDVTFINYLKLKGSYGDLGNQNVPYNYFGYSVFVPGGTGVFNGNLYPAFVPEYEETTDLRWEHLKSYEFGFESQLFSKKLSLEAVYYNRKTEDLLNVVNSNPRIFMNAGNIEAKGFEFSAGWKDSVNENFNWYLNANLTTTKTNVISTLNENDRLFYGPSIYQPGSPMGAFYGYIVEGLYQSYADILSSPASTIGDVAPGDFKYRDVNGDGRITPDDRTVIGDPTPDFTYGFTLGADYKGFFIDADFYGVYGNEVFRGWGNGNSFAPFNYRSERLERWTGPGTSNWEPRSYTATGYNRENSTYMIEDGSFFRIRNVQVGYNFNKSLISGLSLEALKVYVNVQNLKTWDHVNGFTPESGGSATSFGVNGGGYPNPRIATFGINATF from the coding sequence ATGAAACACAGTATTTTAAGGGTCCCCTGCATGGTTGCAGTATTTTATTTCGGGATGAATGTAAATGCACAACAAACACCGCGGGACACCGCCAGCCGTGAGCAGCAAATTGAAGAGGTGGTAGTCATAGGGTATGGTACAGCCAAGAAGCGTGATCTTACCGGTTCTATCGTGAAGGTTTCGGGTGCTGAAATAAATGATAAGCCGGCATCCAATCCCGTGAACTCTTTGCAAGGGAAAGTGGCAGGTCTTTCCATTGTGAACTCTGGGCAGCCCGGCTCTCAGGCGGACGTGAGAATCCGTGGGACTGTAACTATCAATGCAACACAGCCAGCATATATTGTAGATGGGGTGTTTGCTAATAATATCGACTTCCTGAACCCTGCGGATATTGAATCTATGGAAGTGCTTAAGGATGCCTCTTCACTGGCGATCTTCGGTAACAGAGGTGCGAACGGAGCCATTATCGTGACGACAAAAAGAGGCCGAAGCGGGCGTACTACTGTTAATTTGACATCTTCTATCGGTGTGAAATCCTTCGACAACCGCCCTGATATCACCAATGGTGATGAGTTCCGCCTACTGTATAATGAAGATTTGGTAAACCAAGGGCTTCAACCGTATGACTTCAGCCTTTTTAACGCAAACACCAATTGGATTGATGAGATTGCGCAAAAGGGCGGTATCATCAACCAGCATAACGTAACCGTATCGAATGGTAGTGATAAGAACAGGATGAGCTTCTCCTTCGGGTACCATGATGAAGAAGGGTCTATAAAGTACGAAAAGTACAGCCGTATGACCTTTAAATTTAATGATGACCTAAAAATCAGCGACAGGTTGCGGATGGGCTTTGGTCTTACAGGATCATACGCTAAGTTGCCACAGGTTCGCAGTTTTGGTTCCGCGCTTAACGCGACACCGGTAGTTTCAGCTCTTAATATGACGCCGGGTGATTATTATGGCTATTACAACTCGCTGCCACAGCAATTGGGTGCCGCACAGATCGCCAACCCACTGGCTGATATTGAAGGCCACCGCTATACCCAACTTAATAAAGATATACAGTTCAACCCGAATGCCTATGTGGAGTTTGATATTTTAGATAACCTGACTTTCCGGTCCAATTATTTTGTGAATTACCGCAACTCATTTGGTCGCGGATATCAGCCGGTATTTGATATTTATATCCCAGAAACCAATAGTGTAGCGCCATTCTCTGGCAGACAGCTTACTTCTATAAACCAGTTTGAGAACAAAAACTTCCTTTTCCAGCAAAACCAGTTATTGACGTATAAGAACCGTTTCGGTAACCATGATCTCACCGCTTTATTAGGTTTCGAGACTATTGCTGAAGAATATACAGGTATGAGCGGTAGCGTAAGAGGAAGCCTATCAAGTCCGCTGGGGCAAATCCCTAACAACCCGCGTTTTTGGTATTTGAATACAGACTTTGGTGATACAGCGACAAGAACAGCCAACAGCTCTCAGGTGAAAAGACGCCAGGCATCGTACTTCGGGCGGGTTCTTTATAATTACAGCAATAAATATATGCTGAACGCTTCTTACAGATACGATGGTTCTTCTGTACTGGCGCCGGATAACAGGTTCGATTCTTTCTGGTCAGTAGGAGCCGCGTATGAAATCTCCCGTGAGAATTTCATGGAGGATGTAACGTTTATTAATTATCTTAAACTGAAAGGTTCTTACGGAGATTTGGGTAACCAAAATGTGCCATATAATTACTTCGGGTATTCCGTATTTGTACCGGGAGGCACAGGGGTATTTAACGGGAATCTGTATCCTGCCTTTGTGCCAGAATATGAAGAAACCACAGACCTGCGCTGGGAACATCTAAAATCTTATGAATTTGGCTTTGAGTCTCAGTTATTCAGCAAGAAGTTGTCTTTGGAGGCAGTTTACTATAACAGAAAAACTGAGGATTTACTCAACGTAGTAAACTCCAATCCACGTATCTTTATGAATGCCGGTAACATCGAAGCTAAAGGTTTCGAATTCTCTGCCGGTTGGAAGGATTCCGTTAACGAAAACTTTAACTGGTATCTCAACGCAAACCTTACCACTACCAAAACCAATGTAATCTCTACACTGAACGAGAATGACCGCTTATTCTACGGACCGTCTATCTATCAGCCAGGTTCACCAATGGGCGCGTTTTATGGGTATATAGTTGAAGGCCTTTATCAATCTTATGCTGATATACTTTCAAGCCCTGCATCAACCATTGGGGATGTTGCCCCGGGGGATTTCAAGTATCGTGATGTGAACGGTGATGGCAGAATTACCCCTGATGACAGAACGGTCATTGGTGATCCAACACCAGATTTTACGTATGGTTTCACATTGGGTGCAGATTATAAAGGATTCTTTATTGATGCAGATTTTTACGGAGTATATGGTAATGAAGTATTCCGTGGTTGGGGTAACGGTAACTCATTTGCGCCATTCAATTACCGAAGCGAAAGGCTTGAGCGCTGGACTGGACCCGGGACATCCAACTGGGAGCCACGCAGCTACACCGCTACAGGCTACAACCGCGAAAACTCTACATATATGATCGAAGACGGAAGTTTCTTCCGGATCAGGAATGTGCAGGTAGGTTATAACTTTAACAAGAGCCTGATTAGTGGGCTAAGTTTGGAGGCGCTTAAAGTTTATGTAAACGTACAGAACTTAAAGACCTGGGACCACGTTAACGGATTTACGCCAGAATCAGGAGGTAGCGCCACATCATTCGGTGTAAATGGCGGTGGTTATCCAAACCCGCGAATCGCAACTTTTGGCATCAACGCAACTTTTTAA
- a CDS encoding RagB/SusD family nutrient uptake outer membrane protein: MKIISAKNLILLGALSVASFSFQSCAEDWLDLRPEGRPTIGEVPVGGYEASAFGLYASLRTESGMSDFTYLWTHSIRADDNEKGSSPGDAATDGNVFNNFAYVATNGHIRNAWNGPYKIIFAANELINTATESGSTVEGTLVNIAEARAIRAYCYFQLRRDFGEVPINLKSIDVPADEIAPKNSIAEVDAQIISDLMAARDVLPVQWASAYRGRATKGMANSLLAKMYLLQRNWAKALEHSMDVINSGAYMLNPSYDAEFTKAGNNSSESIFEVQKTYDFATKYSNNYYESQGVRGSGVWDLGWGFNVPSEGLVAAYETGDLRKKTTILQSGGPDIYNTANLVLPAAPPLVQQYWNGKAYTLPSERQQYAENKNHWENIKLIRYADVLLMAAEAANELGQIGTATTYVNMIRTRAGLPATTATSQAAMREAIKHERRIEFAMESERFYDLVRWGDAPTVLAPYGYTDRNRYFPIPQDAIDKSQGVLVQNPNY; this comes from the coding sequence ATGAAAATAATATCAGCAAAAAATCTAATCCTTTTAGGTGCACTTTCCGTTGCAAGTTTTTCGTTTCAGAGCTGCGCAGAAGACTGGCTCGATCTAAGGCCGGAAGGACGCCCTACCATAGGCGAAGTGCCAGTGGGCGGATATGAGGCCAGTGCATTCGGACTTTATGCGAGTTTACGTACCGAAAGTGGTATGAGCGATTTTACATATCTGTGGACACACAGCATCCGGGCAGATGATAATGAGAAAGGCAGTAGCCCAGGCGATGCCGCGACTGATGGGAACGTATTTAATAACTTCGCGTACGTGGCCACCAATGGCCATATCAGAAACGCTTGGAACGGACCTTACAAGATAATCTTCGCTGCCAATGAACTTATTAATACCGCGACAGAGTCGGGCAGCACAGTGGAGGGGACATTGGTGAACATCGCGGAAGCGAGAGCCATACGTGCATACTGCTACTTCCAGTTACGCAGAGATTTTGGCGAAGTACCGATCAACCTAAAATCTATTGACGTCCCGGCAGATGAGATCGCACCTAAAAACAGCATCGCTGAGGTGGATGCGCAAATCATCAGCGACCTCATGGCAGCGCGTGACGTGCTACCGGTACAGTGGGCAAGTGCCTACCGTGGCAGAGCGACCAAAGGCATGGCTAACAGCCTGTTGGCTAAAATGTACCTGCTGCAGCGCAACTGGGCAAAAGCATTAGAGCACTCCATGGATGTAATAAACTCCGGTGCCTATATGCTGAACCCATCTTACGATGCAGAGTTCACCAAAGCAGGTAACAATTCTTCCGAATCTATCTTTGAAGTTCAGAAAACCTATGATTTCGCTACTAAATATTCCAACAATTATTACGAAAGTCAGGGTGTTAGAGGCTCCGGAGTCTGGGATTTAGGCTGGGGTTTTAATGTTCCTTCGGAAGGCTTGGTTGCTGCTTATGAGACAGGCGATCTACGTAAGAAAACCACCATTCTACAGTCCGGTGGTCCGGATATCTATAATACAGCGAATTTAGTATTACCTGCTGCGCCACCTTTGGTACAGCAATATTGGAATGGTAAAGCTTATACTTTACCATCTGAAAGACAACAATATGCCGAGAACAAAAACCATTGGGAAAACATCAAGCTCATCCGTTACGCTGATGTATTGCTGATGGCTGCCGAAGCCGCTAATGAACTGGGGCAGATTGGTACAGCAACTACCTACGTCAACATGATCCGTACCAGAGCTGGCTTACCCGCAACCACCGCTACAAGCCAGGCGGCCATGCGCGAGGCCATCAAGCATGAAAGACGAATTGAGTTCGCTATGGAGTCCGAAAGATTCTACGATCTTGTACGCTGGGGCGACGCACCAACCGTATTGGCACCTTATGGCTATACCGATAGGAACAGGTATTTCCCAATCCCACAGGATGCGATTGATAAGTCCCAGGGAGTTTTAGTTCAAAATCCTAATTATTAA
- a CDS encoding LamG domain-containing protein, translating to MKNKIKHIFGIMALAFIGFSCQDLDRPELGDYPKDASEPGGPLKFYAAFDGTSENVLMNAVDSVRAKFPSNNPLKSIDGIKGKAVQGERYKYIKYSSANDFAQSAGSFTVSVWAQKSQMQTNHIFSMPAAQGYHWSGGSMFLLTEGSVASPTVKFFVKDKTGEKWFEWLNANSPTGIYNGQWHHLAFVYDGKTSTMTMYVDGQAHPFKPVWTNHGNIVLEPSKITGLKIGAGPQEFTAQEISNNGDDWLKNSFVGGIDQFRMYSTALSQAEIQTLFNQKR from the coding sequence ATGAAAAATAAAATCAAACATATTTTTGGCATCATGGCCCTGGCATTCATCGGTTTTTCGTGCCAAGATCTGGACCGTCCGGAGCTAGGCGATTATCCGAAAGATGCCTCTGAACCGGGTGGCCCACTGAAATTTTACGCCGCCTTCGACGGTACTTCCGAAAATGTTTTAATGAATGCTGTTGACAGTGTGCGCGCGAAATTCCCGTCTAATAATCCATTGAAATCCATCGATGGTATTAAAGGAAAAGCTGTCCAGGGCGAGAGGTATAAATATATCAAATACTCCAGCGCGAACGATTTTGCACAATCAGCAGGTAGCTTCACCGTATCAGTCTGGGCCCAGAAATCTCAGATGCAAACAAATCATATCTTCAGTATGCCTGCTGCGCAGGGTTATCACTGGTCGGGTGGTTCAATGTTTTTGTTGACCGAAGGATCTGTGGCATCACCAACGGTTAAGTTTTTCGTGAAAGACAAAACCGGAGAAAAATGGTTCGAATGGTTGAACGCAAACAGCCCAACAGGCATCTATAACGGGCAATGGCACCACTTAGCATTTGTTTATGACGGCAAAACCTCTACCATGACGATGTATGTGGATGGGCAGGCGCATCCGTTCAAGCCCGTTTGGACCAACCATGGGAATATCGTTCTTGAACCTTCTAAAATCACCGGTTTAAAAATTGGTGCAGGACCGCAGGAATTTACTGCACAAGAGATTAGTAATAATGGTGATGACTGGCTGAAGAATTCTTTTGTCGGGGGGATAGACCAGTTCCGTATGTATTCTACGGCACTTTCACAAGCCGAGATCCAAACTTTATTCAATCAAAAAAGATAA